The Burkholderia cepacia genomic interval AGGCCTGAGCCTGTTCCCACCGAATCATGAAACCGATCGAACTCTCGTTTGAATTCTTCCCGCCGAAGACGGCGGAAGGCGTCGAGAAGCTGCGCGCCACGCGTGCGCAACTGATGCCGCTGAAGCCGAAATTCGTCTCCGTGACGTTCGGCGCCGGCGGCTCGACGCAGCAGGGCACGCTCGATACCGTGCTCGACATGCAGAAGGACGGCCTCGAAGCCGCGCCGCACCTGTCGTGCATCGGCTCGTCGCGCGACAGCCTGCGCGCGATCCTCGACCAGTACCGCTCGTACGGCATCCGGCACATCGTCGCGCTGCGCGGCGACCTGCCGTCCGGGATGGGCGCGGTCGGCGAGCTGCGCTATGCGTCCGAGCTCGTCAGCTTCATCCGCGCCGAGCATGGCGACTGGTTCCACATCGAGGTCGCCGGCTACCCGGAGTACCACCCGCAATCGCGCTCGCCGAAGGCCGATCTCGAGAATTTCGCGCGCAAGGTGAAAGCCGGCGCGAATTCGGCGATCACGCAGTACTTCTTCAACGCCGACGCGTATTTCCGCTTCGTCGACGATGCGCGCAAGCTGGGCGTGGACGTGCCGATCGTGCCGGGCATCATGCCGATCACGAACTTCTCGCAGCTGATGCGCTTCTCCGAGATGTGCGGCGCCGAAGTGCCGCGCTGGGTGGCGCGCCGGCTCGAGAGTTTCGGCGACGATCGCGAGTCGATCCGCGCGTTCGGCGCGGACGTCGTCACGGGCCTGTGCCAGCGTCTGGTCGACGCGGGCGTGCCCGGGCTGCATTTCTATACGCTGAACACGGCGGCCGCGACGCGGACGATCTGCGAACGGCTCGACGTGTAAGCGCCGCGCGGCTGCGCAGACTGCGACGAAGCCCTGCCGGCGTTGCCGGCGGGGCTTCGTCGTTTGGGGATACGGGCGACCGGCAGCGGGCGACCGGCAGCGGGCGCCGGGCGACCGGCCACAGCCTACGGGCGGCGGGCTATCGGCGCGCCGCCGCGCGCATCACCCCCGCGCCTGCATCAGCGGCGGGCGGCGGTCGAACCACGGCCGCGCCTGTTCGAGCTGCCGGGCGAGCCTGAGCAGCAGCGCGTCGTCGGTGTGGCGCGCGGCGAACTGCACGCCGATCGGCAGCCCGCGCGCGTTCCAGTAGAGCGGCACCGACATCGCCGGCTGGCCGGTCAGGTTGAACAGCTCGGTGCAGCCGGCCCACGTGAACGCCTTTTCCGACGACTTCGCGAGCATTTCCTTCAGCAGCGGCTTCACCGGCAGCGCGGCGAGCACCTTCATCTGCGCCGATTCGAACGGCGTCGGCTGCAATTCGCCGATCTTCACCGGCGGCCCCGCGAGCGACGCGCACAAAATCGCGTCGTAGCGCGACACGAGGCCGGCGACCTGCACGGTGAGCTGGCGCTGCCATTCGAGCACGTCCGGCAGGCGGGTGCGCGCGAGGCGCCGGCCGACCACGGCCATCGCCCACGTCGCCGCTTCGAATTCGCCGCGCTTCGGCGTGCGGCCGGTCAGCGCGCGTGCGCCGAGCACCATCTCCTCGGCGATCGTCGCCCACAGCGTGAGGAAGGTTTCGGCCGCGCGCGCGTAGTCGATGTGCAGCGTCGCCGGCTCGACGTGGTGGCCGAGCGATTCGAGCAGCGCGGCCGCGTCGTCGAGCGCCGCGCGGGTGTCGTCGGCGAGCGCCGGCGCGAGCATCGGGTCGAGCACGAGGCCGATCCGCAGCGGGCCGGGCGGCGTGTCGAGCTCGCCGAGGAACGTGCCGGGCGCGCCGGCCGGCAAGGTCTGGCCGGTCGTCACGTCGAGCAGCAGCGCGCTGTCGCGCACGCTGCGCGTGACCGCATGCTGGACGACCAGCTCGCCGTTCGACGGCAGGTCGACGAGGACCGGATTGCGGCTCGGCTTCAGGCCGAACAGCCCGCAGCACGACGCCGGAATGCGGATCGAGCCGCCGCCGTCGGACGCATGCGCGAGCGGCACGATGCCGGCCGCGACGGCCGCGGCCGCGCCGCCGCTCGAGCCGCCGGGCGTGTGGTCGAGATTCCACGGATTGCGGCATGCGCCGAACAGTTCGGGTTCCGTGTACGGCATCTGGCCGATTTCCGACGTGTTGGTCTTGCCGAACACGTTGAGGCCGGCCGCGCGGCTGCGCGCGATCACCGGCGAATCGTCGTCAGGCACGAAATACCGGTAGTGCCGGCTGCCCATCGACAGCGGCAGCCCGGCCACCGCCGCGCCGAGATCCTTGACCAGATACGGCACGCCGGCGAACGGGCCGCCGGATTCGCACAGCGCGGCGGCGCGCTCGCGCGCGGTGTCATAATCCTGCAGCACGATCGCGTTGATCGCGCTGTTGACCGCTTCGGCCTGGCCGATCGCGGCGTCGAGCAGTTCGCGCGGGCTCGCCTTGCGTTCGCGTACCAGTGCGGCGAGGCCGATCGCGTCGTGCGCGAGATAGTCCGAGTGCATCGCAGTCACCCCCGTTGTGACGTATGGCGATGGAAGCCGGCGGGGCGGGCGGGCCGCACCGCCGTGCCGCTTACAGTTGTTCGGCGAGGAAGGTCAGCGTGCGGCCGTGCGCGAGCGCTGCTGCGCGCTGGTTGTACGACGCGCGATCCGTGCAGTTGAAGCCGTGCTCGGCGCCCGGATACACGTGGAACGACGCATGGCCGTGGCCGGCGAACGCGGCCTTCACCTGGTCGACGGCCGTGAGCGGGATGCCGTGGTCGTTTTCAGCGTAGTGGAACAGGATCGGCTGCGTGACCTGGCCGGCGAGGTCGAGCGCGTTCTGGATGCCGCCGCCGTAGTAGGCCACGGCCGTGTCGATCTTGCCGGCCGCGGCCGCGCGGTACGCAAGCTGGCCGCCGAAGCAGTAGCCGATCGCGGCGACCTTGCCGTCGGTTTCGGGCCGCGTGCGCAGCAGGTCGGCGGCCGCGCCGATGTCCGCGACCGCGAGGCCCACGTCGGTCTTTTTCATCAGCTCGATGCCCTTGTCGCGATCCGCGCCTTCATAGGTCAGCTCGACGCGCGGCTGCGTGCGCCAGAACACGTCCGGCGCGAGCGCGACGAAGCCGTCCGACGCGTACTGGTCGGCGACCGCGCGGATGTGCGAGTTCACGCCGAAGATCTCCTGGATGATGATGACGGCAGGGCCGGTGCCGCGCCTGGGCAGCGCGAGATAGCCGCCGAAGCTGTCGTTACCGGTCGGGATGTCGATCCATTGGGCAGTCACGTCGTACTCCTGGCAAGCGAGGCCGCGCCGCGCGCGCCTCTCGGAATTGAAAAAAGGGACGGTCTAGTGTGCCACCGATCGGCGAGAAGCGGTGGCCGTGCGCGCCGTTCGCTTCTCGCGCAGCGATCGTTTCGATCTCGATTATTCATTTTTCGGTGGTGCGGCGCTTCGGTAGAGTCGAACGCATCGACCCATTACAACGCGCTTTCGCGCGCCACCGAAGGATCCGCTCATGTCAGCCCGCTCCCTGTCCACGCCCTTTTCCGAACGCTTCGGCCTGCGCCTGCCGCTCGTGCAGGCGCCGATGGTCGGCGCGACCACGGCCGAGATGGTCGCCGCCGCATCGAATGCCGGCGCGCTCGGCAGTCTCGGCGCCGCCGCGTTCGCGCCCGAGCGCCTCGCGGCCGAAGTCGACGCCATCCGCGCGGCGACCGCCCGCCCGTTCGCGGTCAACCTGTTCGTGCTGCCGGACGCGGCGCCCGACGCGGCGACCGTCGCGCGCGCGCTGGCCGCGATCGACCCGCTGAACGCGGCGCTCGGATTGCCGCCGGGCACCGCGCCCGCGCGCTACGCGCCGGATTTCCGTGCGCAACTCGATGCGCTGGTGGCGCTGCGCGTGCCCGTTGCAAGCTTCACGTTCGGCGTGCTCGACGCGGCCGACGTCGCGCGCCTGAAGGCCGCCGGCACCTACGTGATCGGCACGGCGACGCACGTGGCCGAGGGGCTCGCATGGCAGGCGGCCGGCGCCGACGCGTTGTCCGCGCAGGGCGCCGAGGCGGGCGGCCATCGCGGCACGTTCATCGGTTCCGCCGACGACGCGCTGATCGGCACGTTCGCGCTCGTGCCGCAACTGGTCGACGCGACGGGCCTGCCCGTGCTCGCCGCGGGCGGCATCATGGACGGCCGCGGGATCGCGGCCGCGCTTGCGCTCGGCGCACAGGGCGCGCAGCTCGGCACCGCGTTCCTCACCTGTGCGGAAAGCGCGATCGCGGCGGACTGGAAGGCGCGCCTGCTCGCGAGCACCGATACGTCGACGCAGGTCACGCGCGCGATCACCGGCCGCCACGCGCGCGGGCTGCGCAATACGCTGATGGCGCGGCTCGGCGAACGCGTGGCCGACGTCGCGCCGTACCCGGTGCAGAACGCGCTGACGCAGCCGTTGCGCCAGGCCGCCGCGCGCGCGAACGACGGCGACTACCTGTCGCTGTGGGCCGGGCAGGGCGCGCCGCTCGCACGGCGGCGCGGCGATGCGCTGACGACGTCGCAGCTCGTTGCGGCGCTCGATGCCGAATGGCGTGCGGCGGCGCGCTGAGCGCGCGTCCCGCGTCGCGATCCAATGCCTAAAATGATGATTGGGAATGTTGCGCGAGCGCCTTGTAAAAGCCTTTCAATAAGGTGTCAGAACTAGCGGAAACCCTTATCCGGCGGGCGTTGCGGCGAGGCGCGAGGGTGGCCTGATACATGCTTGCATCGGTAGTGTTACCACTACCCCAAAAAAGTCCCACAAATTAATTTGATCACCTACACTTGCGCGCAAGTACGGGCGGGCGGCTGCTAAAAGCGGCGGTCTTCACGTGCTTGAGGCCAAGTGCATGAACGATGCATCCGGCGAATCGTCCAGTGATTGCAAACACAGGGATGGCAGCGGGGCACCGGGCGATGGCGTTTATTGGGACCGAACTGGAGACTTACATGAATATCAAGATGCAAAAGCTGTTGCCGATCACCGCCGCAGCGATGCTGTGCGCTGCAGCTGCAAGCAACGCGTCAGCCGATCAAGTCGTCAAGATCGGCCACGTCGCGCCGTTGACGGGCGGCATTGCACACCTGGGCAAGGACAACGAAAACGGCGCGCGTCTCGCAGTCGAGGAGATCAACGCGAAGGGTCTCACGATCGGCGGCCAGAAGATCACGCTGCAACTCGATGCGCAGGATGACGCGGCCGACCCGCGCCAGGCCACGCAGGTTGCGCAGAAGCTCGTCGACGACAAGGTCGTCGCGGTGGTCGGCCACCTGAACTCGGGCACGTCGATCCCGGCCTCGAAGATCTACAGCGATGCGGGCATCGTGCAGATCTCGCCGTCGGCCACGAACCCGGCCTACACGCAGCAGGGCTTCAAGACCACGTACCGCGTGGTGGCCACCGATGCGCAGCAGGGCCCGGCGCTCGCGAACTACGCGCATTCGAAGGGCATCAAGAGCGTGGCGGTGGTCGACGATTCGACCGCCTACGGCCAGGGCCTCGCGAACGAGTTCGAGAAGAAGGCCAAGGCGCTCGGCCTGAAGGTGATGTCGCACGACGCGACGAACGACAAGGCGGTCGACTTCCGCGCGATTCTGACCAAGATCAAGGGCGAGAACCCGGACGCGATCATGTACGGCGGCATGGACGCCACCGGCGGCCCGTTCGCGAAACAGGCGAAGCAGCTCGGCCTGCGCGCGAAGATCTTCGCCGGCGACGGCGTGTGCACGGAAAAGCTGGCCGACCTGGCCGGCGACGCGACCGACAACGTGGTGTGCTCGGAAGCCGGTGCCTCGCTCGAGAAGATGGCGGGCGGCGCGGCGTTCAAGGCGAAGTACGAGAAGCGCTTCGGCCAGCCGATCCAGATCTACGCACCGTTCACGTATGACGCCGTGTACATCATCGCCGATGCGATGAAGCGCGCGAACTCGACGGATCCGGCGAAGATCCTCGCCGCGATGCCGGCGACGAACTACTCGGGCGTGATCGGCACGACGACCTTCGACTCGAAGGGCGACCTGCAGCACGGCGTGATCTCGCTGTACAACTACAAGAACGGCAAGAAGTCGCTGCTCGACGAAGTGAAGATGTAACGCAACAGGCGGTCAACAGAAGGGGTGAAAACGCGCATGCGGCCACGCATGCGCGTTTTCTTTTGGGCCGGCGCCAGCCGCGCCGTCAGATCTTCAGCCGCGCGAGCACTTTCGGCGCGACGGCCGCGACGAGCGCCGCGCACAGCGCGACGACGGACAGGCCGATCGTCAGGTTCGCGGCCTGCGCGACCGCGCCGATCGCGACCGGACCGAACAGCATGCCGAAATACGCGAGCCCGGCCACGTGCGCGAGCCCTTCGGCCGCGTGGATGCCTTCCACGCGCGCGGCCGCCGCGAACAGCACCGGCATCATGTTCGCGAGGCCGAGGCCCATCAGCGTGAAGCCGGTCAGCACCGCGGCCGGATACGGCAGCAACAGCGCACCGATCATTCCCGCACAGGCGAGCGACGCGCTCGCGAACACGAGCTGCGGCGCGCCGAAGCGGGCGCGCACGGCGTCGCCCGCGAAGCGCGCGATGGCCATCCCGCCGGAGAACGCGGCGTAGGCGGTGCTCGCGAGCGCGGGGCTCGCCGCGACGACGTCGCGCATGTAGACCGTCGCCCAGTCGTACATCGCGCCTTCGGCGATCAGCGCGACGAGCGCGATGCCGCCGAGCATCCACAGGGCGGGCGAGCGCCAGCGGTTGCCGCCGCCGTGCGCGTGTTCGTGGTGCGGCACATGCGGCAGCACCGACGGGCACGCGGCGACGAGCACTGCGGCGCTGACCGCCGCCGCGAGCGCGAGATGCACGGCCGGCGCCATGCCGGCCGACAGCAGCGCGCCGCCGGCGGCCGCGCCCGCCATCCCGCCGATGCTGAACATGCCGTGCAGCGACGACATGATCGGTTTGCCGATCGCGATCTCGACCGCGCTGGCCTCGGCGTTCATCGCGACGTCGAGCGTGGCCATCGAGAAGCCGAACAGCGCGAGCACGGCCAGCAGCATCCAGTAGTCGGGCACGACGAGAATCAGTGCCGCGCAGGCCGACATCACGAGCCCGCCCGCGAGGCACGCGGTGCGCGAGCCGACGCGCGCGATCCAGCGCGCGATGGTCAGCATCGCGGCGATCGAGCCGACGGCGACCGCGAACAGCGCGATCGACAGCAGCCCGGGGCTCAGCGCGAACTTGTCGCGCACGGTCGGCACATGCACGCCCCAGGACGCGAACATCATGCCGGCGACGAAGAACAGCGCCATCGACGCGGTGCGTGCGCGCTGGCGAACGGGGAGCGAAAGGGCGCGGTGCGCGGCGGGCGCGGCCGCGAGGTCGGGGGAGGATTCGGACACGTCAAGCTCTGCAGAGGAAAAATGATCGAACGCCCGAGACGTCGATCGGGATTCGTCCGATTCTATCGAACCGCTTACGATTTCGCTGGCGCGGTGCTTGTCACGAGTAACATCGATCCACCGCGGCGCGCACGATGCGCCGCTTTTCGACCGCAGGAGTCCTCTTGAACATCGATCCCGCTCTCGCCCTGCATCTGCTGCACCGCTGCGCGCTCGGCACGCTCGCCACCCATGCGCGCGATCCGCAGGGCTTCCCGTATCCGACGGTCGTTCCGTTTGCACCCGATGCAAGCCATCGTCCGGTGATCCTCGTGAGCAGCCTCGCGGAGCACACGCGCAACCTGGCCGCCGATCCGCGCGCGGGCTTCCTCGTCGTCGACGCCCCCGGCGGCGACGTGCTGAACGCCGAGCGCGCGACGCTGCTCGGCCGGTTCGTGCCGCTCGGCGACGATCCGCACGTCACCGCGCGCTACTTGCGCTACGAGCCGGACGCCGCACGCTTTCTGGCGCTCGGCGATTTCACGTTCTGGGCGCTCGACATCGAGCGGCTGCGCTACATCGGCGGTTTCGGGCGCATGGGCTGGGTCGACGGCACGGCGCTCGACCCGCGGGCGCCGCTCGCCTTCGACGAGGAACAGGCGTTATGGGACGCGTACGACGCCGCCGACGTGCGTCGCGCCGGGCTCGAATTGCTCGGCGTCGATCGTCACGGCGCCGACTGGCGGCACGACGGCCGGCGGATCCGCACCGCGTTCGACGCGCCGCAGACGGACACCGGCGCGCTGCGCACGCAACTGGTTGCATGCGCGCAACGTGTGGCGTGACGTCGCGGGCGTCGATTGTTTATTCCGTTGACTATACAAGTCGATTTTTCCGATCCTGTCGTCCGATGAAAGCTTCTATTTTTCTGAATGCAGGGTAATTGCGTATGCTGAAAGTCTTAATAGTCGCCAGCTTTTGTCCTAATCTCGCTGTAAGGACATGGAAAATTGAGAAATGGCCGCGACGACGCAAAATGACCCGGCCGAATGGCAATTCAACTCGGGATTTTCATTGAGTCCGCTTCATTCAATTCCGTTTTGTGTTAATCTCTGCCTTCGAAAATCCGAGGCACATATATTTCATGAATGGTGAGCTGGCTGCAGACCGGCGCCATTGGTCAGATAGAAAGGGAAACTATGTCTTCTTACAAGGACCTGCTGGCCCAGCGGGAGAAGCTGGAGAAGCAAATCGAAGAAGCGAAGTCGCGTGAATACGCTGAAGTGCTGAATGACGTGAAGCAGAAAATTGCCGACTACGGCTTTTCGCTCGCCGAACTCGGTCTCAGCCGCGCGAAGGCAGGCAAGGTCGGCCGTCCGCGCGCCGGCGTCGCCGCGAAATACCGCGATCCGGAAACGGGCGCGACGTGGTCGGGCCGCGGCAAGCCGCCGCGCTGGATCGCGGGCAAGAACCGCGAGCAGTTTGCAATCTGAGCGCCTGTTCGACAGCCTCGCGCTGAAAGGCCGCGTGTCCTTGACTGGAGCGCGGCCTTTTGTTTTGGCTGCCGCCGGCGCCCGCCGGCTGTCACGAAAATGTCACGATCGGTGTGAATGGAAATACGACCTGTTCGCATAAGCGATTGATTTAAATAAGAAATTTGGGGTTATCGGAATGGCGTGCAACGCGCCTTGGTAGAATCCGATATCACATCTCGTTATCTCATATTTCATGTCCACGTTTTCCGGCGACGCGCAGAGCGCAGATAAGCACGCGGTTGCACGCAAGAGCACGTTCGTCAGTATTGTGCTGAATGTCGTGCTCGCAACATTTCAGATCGTCGTCGGCGCGATTGCGCATTCGCAAGCATTGATTGCCGACGGGGTGCATTCGATTTCCGATTTGATCTCGGATTTTGTCGTGCTGGTTGCGAATCGGCATAGCGGCGCATCGCCGGACGCCGACCACAATTACGGGCACAGCCGCTACGAGACCGTCGCGTCGCTGTTTCTCGGCGCAATCCTGATTGCAGTCGGCGTCGGCATGCTGTGGCGGGCCGGCGACCGTCTCGTGCATCTCGAGGACATTCCGCCCGTGCATTTCAGTGCGCTGGTCGTCGCGCTGACGGTGCTCGTGTCGAAAGAGGCGCTGTTTCGCTACATGCTGCGCGAAGCACGGCGCGTGCGCTCGGCGATGCTCGTCGCGAATGCATGGCATGCGCGTTCGGATGCGGCCTCGTCGCTCGTCGTCGCGATCGGCATCGTCGGCAGCCTGGCCGGTGTGCGGCTGCTCGATCCGATCGCGGCGGCGATCGTCGGCTTCATGGTCGCGCGCATGGGCTGGACGTTCGGCTATGACGCGTTGCAGGACCTGTCGGATCGCGCACTCGACACCACCGACACGGCCGAGATTCGCGCGCTGCTCGCCGCGACGCCGGGCGTGCGTGACGTGCACGACCTGCGCACGCGCAAGATGGGCGACGCGGCGCTCGTCGACGCGCACATCCTCGTCGATCCGATGATCTCCGTCTCCGAAGGGCATTACATCGCGGAAACCGCACGTGCACGCGTGCTGCGCGACCCGCGCGTGCTCGACGCGCTGATCCACGTCGACCCCGAGAACGATGCGGCGCGCCGTCCGGCACTCGCGCTGCCGCCGCGCGGCGAGATCGCGGCGCGGCTCGAGGCCGCGCTCGCGCAGCGCGGCCTGCGCGCCGACACGGTGAATCTCCACTACCTGAGCACGGGGCTCGAGATCGACGTGACGCTCGCGGCCGATCCGCACGCAAGCGCCGATGCCGACGCGGCGCTTGCCGAGCGGCTCGACGTCGGCGCGCTGGCGCGCCAGTTCGGCGCGCGCCGGATCGGCTTCACGCGGGCGGTGCCGGAGCGTCCATGACGGGGAGCGGTTCGCGCTTAGAGCGGCAACTGCGTGTCGAACTTGATCTCGCGCAGCACGACACTCGTGCGCACTTGCGACACGGCGGGGATCTTGAAGATGCGCTCGTGCAGGAACACGTCGTAGGCCTTGATGTCCGGCGCGACGATCTTGAGGATGTAATCGGCCTCGCCGGTCGTGCTGTAGCACTCGGTGACTTCCGGGCAGGTCGCGATCTCGCGCTCGAACTGCTCGACGCCGCCTTCGTTGTGGCGCGTCAGGTGCACGTGCGCGAGCGCGCACACGTGCAGGCCGAGTTTCTCGCGATCGAGCAGCGCCGTGTAGCGCTGGATCACGCCCGACTGTTCCATGTCCTTGATGCGGCGCCAGCACGGCGTGCTCGACAGGCCGACCTGGTCGGAAATTTCCTGAACGGAACGGCGCGCGTCGAGCTGCAACAGGCGAAGGATTTTTTGCGAAAAGGAATCGAGCGTCACCTGCGCCTCCATGCGGCAGCAACAACATGCTGAATGTTAGAGGGCCGGGAAAGGAAAGGCAATCTGGCGTCGCGTTGCTGAGCGAGATTCGCTAATTTGCTCGTGGATCCGTGGGGTTTTGTCCCGCCCCCGCGTTTTCCGACCGATCGGTGTCCGACACCGCGAGGCCCGCGAGCGCGGCCTGCTGGCGGCGCAGGTCGGCGAGCATGTTGCAGAACAGCGCGCCTTGCTCGATCGCGTCGTCGAGCGCGACGTGCGTGTGCGGATGGTCGTCGAACCAGTGCTTCGGAAAGCGCGGCTTGATCGCCTTGCGGTACGGCAGGCCCGTCATCGCGAACGCGAGCGTCTTGATGTCGAGCGCGGACCACGAGAACGGGCAGCGCCCGGCGAAGCGCATCATGTACCAGAACATGAACGTGAAGTCGAAGCCGGCCGGCATCGCGACGAACACCGGCTTGCCGGGCAGCGCCTCGACCCAGTCGACGTACGCGACGAGCGCCGCCTCGGGCGCCTGCAGGTCGCGGCGGCACGCGGCCCATGCTTCGGGCTCGGTCTTCCACCATGCTTCCTGAACCGGGTGCGCGTGCGCGCCCGGCAGCGTCTCGAGGTTGGCCGAGAAGGTTGCGATCAGCTGCTTGTCCTCGGTATAGGCGGCCGACGCGAAGCTCAGCATCGAGTGCGGGCCGGGAATCGGGCCGTCGGCCTCGACGTCGGTGCTGACGTAGATTTCCGGGATGGCGGTCTGGTTCATCCGAATGCCTTGTCGGACACGAACGGGTTCGTGCGGCGCTCGTCGCCGAACGTCGACACCGGGCCGTGGCCCGGCACGAACGTCACGTCGTCGCCGAGCGGCCACAGCTTCTCCTTGATCGAGCGGACGAGATCCTCGTGATTGCCGCGCGGGAAATCGGTGCGGCCGATCGAGCCGGCGAACAGCACGTCGCCGACGATCGCGACGCGATGCGCGCGGCTGAAGAACACGACGTGGCCCGGCGTGTGGCCCGGGCAGTGATAGACCTCGAGCGTCTCGTCGCCGAACTGCACGGTGTCGCCGTCGTTCAGCCAGTGATCCGGCTCGAAGGTTTCGGCAGCCGGAAAGCCGAAGCGCTCGCTCTGCATCGGCAGCTTCTCGATCCAGAAGCGTTCTTCTTCCTGCGGCCCCTCGATCGGCACGCCGTAGTGCGTCGCGAGCGTCTTCGCGCCCGCGCAGTGATCGATGTGCCCGTGCGTGAGCAGCACCTTCTCGACCTGCACGTTCTGCCGCGCGACTTCCTGCTGGATCCGGTCGAGGTCGCCGCCCGGATCGACGACGGCGGCGCGGCCCGTTTTCTCGCAGACGAGCAGCGAGCAGTTCTGCTGGAACGGCGTGACCGGAATGAGCGTGACTTTCATGGAGGCACCGGCGGGTTGAAAGGTCCGATTGTACCGGGCGAACACGCGGCCGGTCGGCCGCGCCGCGTAGGCCGTGCGATGCGCTCGCGGGCATGCCGATTGTTACGGCCATGGCGAGAATCGATGGTGCGCCGACGGCGGTTTTCGAGACACGTTTTTGAATTCTGTATAATGGCGCGCATCCTGCGTGAAATTTACGCAATCCGCTGGTGTTCGAACCCCGATTGACACGGGGTCATGAGCACCGTCAAGCATCAGCCGCCGGGGAGTCCGGCGGTGTATCCAGCACCGAGCATTCGGTGCTCACGTCTTGTCCGGCCGGGCGCTGCGCGCCCGCCTGCGGCCCTGCTGCCGCGCCGCCGGATGAGGCCTGTGCCGCCGTTCCTGTGCGTCGGTCGTTTCGACGCGCGCGAACGTGAAAGCCATGTTCGATGGCGGCATGTGGGGTCTGGTCAGGCTGTTGGGGACAGGTTGCGCCAGACGTGAAAGCTAATCAGGACGGTTGCGGCATAGACGAAAGCCGCGCCCATGCTAGCCGCCTGCTCGCATCCGAGCGGGGCGTGCACGCATTTGCCGTCCGGGCCGTATAGCAATGTCGTGAAGACGCGGCCCGAACCAGAAGGCGACACGTCGATGAAATTTCGATTTCCGAGCCGATTCGGAACTTTGGCTGTATTTTTCGCGTTGACGGGCTGTGCGGTGCCACCCAGCCAGACCACCGGGAGCGCGAACCAGAAGAACGCGGTCAGGACGACCGCCGCCGCAGGCGCGGACAACAGCGTGCAACTGAATTTCGATTCCGCACTGGCGTCGATGCCGGCCGCCGACAGCAAGGAAGCCAAGGGCGCGTCGCTCGCCGATGCGCAGCCGATCGACGGCGCCGACGTATCCGACTTCCGCCAGACGGGCCGCGCGTCGTGGTACGGGCGCGATTTCCACGGCCGCCGCACCGCGAACGGCGAACGCTTCAACATGAACGCGCTCACCGCCGCGCACCGCACGCTGCCGCTGTCGTCGTACATCAAGGTGACGAATGCGTCGTCCGGCAAGTGGGTCGTCGTGAAGGTCAACGATCGCGGGCCGTTCAAGCGCGGCCGCGTGCTAGACCTGTCGTATGCCGCCGCGAAGATGATCGGCCTCGTGCACGCCGGCACGGGCCGCGTGAAG includes:
- a CDS encoding amidase translates to MHSDYLAHDAIGLAALVRERKASPRELLDAAIGQAEAVNSAINAIVLQDYDTARERAAALCESGGPFAGVPYLVKDLGAAVAGLPLSMGSRHYRYFVPDDDSPVIARSRAAGLNVFGKTNTSEIGQMPYTEPELFGACRNPWNLDHTPGGSSGGAAAAVAAGIVPLAHASDGGGSIRIPASCCGLFGLKPSRNPVLVDLPSNGELVVQHAVTRSVRDSALLLDVTTGQTLPAGAPGTFLGELDTPPGPLRIGLVLDPMLAPALADDTRAALDDAAALLESLGHHVEPATLHIDYARAAETFLTLWATIAEEMVLGARALTGRTPKRGEFEAATWAMAVVGRRLARTRLPDVLEWQRQLTVQVAGLVSRYDAILCASLAGPPVKIGELQPTPFESAQMKVLAALPVKPLLKEMLAKSSEKAFTWAGCTELFNLTGQPAMSVPLYWNARGLPIGVQFAARHTDDALLLRLARQLEQARPWFDRRPPLMQARG
- a CDS encoding MFS transporter, whose product is MSESSPDLAAAPAAHRALSLPVRQRARTASMALFFVAGMMFASWGVHVPTVRDKFALSPGLLSIALFAVAVGSIAAMLTIARWIARVGSRTACLAGGLVMSACAALILVVPDYWMLLAVLALFGFSMATLDVAMNAEASAVEIAIGKPIMSSLHGMFSIGGMAGAAAGGALLSAGMAPAVHLALAAAVSAAVLVAACPSVLPHVPHHEHAHGGGNRWRSPALWMLGGIALVALIAEGAMYDWATVYMRDVVAASPALASTAYAAFSGGMAIARFAGDAVRARFGAPQLVFASASLACAGMIGALLLPYPAAVLTGFTLMGLGLANMMPVLFAAAARVEGIHAAEGLAHVAGLAYFGMLFGPVAIGAVAQAANLTIGLSVVALCAALVAAVAPKVLARLKI
- a CDS encoding dienelactone hydrolase family protein; the encoded protein is MTAQWIDIPTGNDSFGGYLALPRRGTGPAVIIIQEIFGVNSHIRAVADQYASDGFVALAPDVFWRTQPRVELTYEGADRDKGIELMKKTDVGLAVADIGAAADLLRTRPETDGKVAAIGYCFGGQLAYRAAAAGKIDTAVAYYGGGIQNALDLAGQVTQPILFHYAENDHGIPLTAVDQVKAAFAGHGHASFHVYPGAEHGFNCTDRASYNQRAAALAHGRTLTFLAEQL
- a CDS encoding HugZ family protein, whose protein sequence is MNIDPALALHLLHRCALGTLATHARDPQGFPYPTVVPFAPDASHRPVILVSSLAEHTRNLAADPRAGFLVVDAPGGDVLNAERATLLGRFVPLGDDPHVTARYLRYEPDAARFLALGDFTFWALDIERLRYIGGFGRMGWVDGTALDPRAPLAFDEEQALWDAYDAADVRRAGLELLGVDRHGADWRHDGRRIRTAFDAPQTDTGALRTQLVACAQRVA
- a CDS encoding branched-chain amino acid ABC transporter substrate-binding protein, which gives rise to MNIKMQKLLPITAAAMLCAAAASNASADQVVKIGHVAPLTGGIAHLGKDNENGARLAVEEINAKGLTIGGQKITLQLDAQDDAADPRQATQVAQKLVDDKVVAVVGHLNSGTSIPASKIYSDAGIVQISPSATNPAYTQQGFKTTYRVVATDAQQGPALANYAHSKGIKSVAVVDDSTAYGQGLANEFEKKAKALGLKVMSHDATNDKAVDFRAILTKIKGENPDAIMYGGMDATGGPFAKQAKQLGLRAKIFAGDGVCTEKLADLAGDATDNVVCSEAGASLEKMAGGAAFKAKYEKRFGQPIQIYAPFTYDAVYIIADAMKRANSTDPAKILAAMPATNYSGVIGTTTFDSKGDLQHGVISLYNYKNGKKSLLDEVKM
- a CDS encoding NAD(P)H-dependent flavin oxidoreductase, whose translation is MSARSLSTPFSERFGLRLPLVQAPMVGATTAEMVAAASNAGALGSLGAAAFAPERLAAEVDAIRAATARPFAVNLFVLPDAAPDAATVARALAAIDPLNAALGLPPGTAPARYAPDFRAQLDALVALRVPVASFTFGVLDAADVARLKAAGTYVIGTATHVAEGLAWQAAGADALSAQGAEAGGHRGTFIGSADDALIGTFALVPQLVDATGLPVLAAGGIMDGRGIAAALALGAQGAQLGTAFLTCAESAIAADWKARLLASTDTSTQVTRAITGRHARGLRNTLMARLGERVADVAPYPVQNALTQPLRQAAARANDGDYLSLWAGQGAPLARRRGDALTTSQLVAALDAEWRAAAR
- the metF gene encoding methylenetetrahydrofolate reductase [NAD(P)H], encoding MKPIELSFEFFPPKTAEGVEKLRATRAQLMPLKPKFVSVTFGAGGSTQQGTLDTVLDMQKDGLEAAPHLSCIGSSRDSLRAILDQYRSYGIRHIVALRGDLPSGMGAVGELRYASELVSFIRAEHGDWFHIEVAGYPEYHPQSRSPKADLENFARKVKAGANSAITQYFFNADAYFRFVDDARKLGVDVPIVPGIMPITNFSQLMRFSEMCGAEVPRWVARRLESFGDDRESIRAFGADVVTGLCQRLVDAGVPGLHFYTLNTAAATRTICERLDV